One region of Dokdonia sp. 4H-3-7-5 genomic DNA includes:
- a CDS encoding toxin-antitoxin system YwqK family antitoxin, translated as MTAQAISTILLAFIAFSLPEPRMYSKQYHDDGTIKAEGWIMGEQKVKYWKFYHENGTIAAEGHYQTNKKSKYWHYYDNQGKLTKEGHYEDGIAQNWWIFYDLARQETRKSQYVDNHLHGFCLVYKNKKLFKVEKYEKNQLKGAWTSIRDFRRDNPDVSLY; from the coding sequence ATGACAGCGCAGGCAATTAGTACGATCTTACTAGCTTTTATAGCATTTTCACTCCCAGAGCCGAGAATGTATAGCAAGCAATATCATGATGATGGCACCATTAAAGCAGAAGGATGGATCATGGGAGAGCAAAAGGTAAAATACTGGAAATTTTATCACGAGAATGGAACCATCGCCGCCGAGGGACACTATCAAACCAATAAGAAATCAAAATACTGGCATTATTATGATAATCAAGGAAAACTAACCAAGGAAGGGCATTATGAGGACGGAATTGCCCAAAATTGGTGGATTTTTTACGACCTTGCGCGCCAAGAAACTAGAAAAAGCCAGTACGTTGACAATCATTTACATGGTTTCTGTCTCGTATATAAAAACAAAAAACTTTTTAAGGTAGAAAAATACGAGAAGAATCAATTAAAAGGCGCGTGGACAAGCATACGTGATTTCCGCCGCGATAATCCTGATGTATCACTCTACTAG